One window of the Allorhizobium ampelinum S4 genome contains the following:
- a CDS encoding cell division protein FtsQ/DivIB has product MFTVSGKKSAKGSKAAPYRAPSLADDGLMALPRPVRRLMRFVVALCSGRVAVPEHLGKVSFAAYIVAVGGYGIVKGGHWPDFAEAMTSTAGFAVEDVKLSGNVHTSEIDVLQSLGLDGATSLVAIDADDARRKVADLPWVEQVEVRKIYPRTIEVNIKEREAYGIWQHGTDLSLIEKSGSIIAPLRDNKFATLPLFVGRDAEVAAQDIAGEFSTWPQITGRVKAYVRVASRRWDLYLDNGVVVKLPEDDVDGAMARLAKMEADHQLLDRDIAAVDLRLSDRMTVQLTPEALVRRQAAVTARAKALAKAEKET; this is encoded by the coding sequence GTGTTCACGGTGAGCGGCAAAAAATCTGCAAAGGGCAGCAAGGCTGCACCTTATCGCGCGCCCAGCCTGGCGGATGATGGCTTGATGGCATTGCCGCGCCCGGTTCGCCGGCTGATGCGGTTCGTCGTCGCCCTCTGCTCGGGCAGGGTGGCTGTGCCGGAACATCTCGGGAAGGTTTCCTTCGCGGCCTATATTGTTGCTGTCGGTGGTTACGGCATCGTCAAGGGTGGCCACTGGCCGGACTTTGCCGAGGCGATGACCTCGACGGCAGGTTTTGCGGTTGAAGACGTCAAGCTGTCGGGCAATGTTCACACATCCGAAATCGATGTGCTGCAATCGCTGGGTCTGGATGGTGCTACCTCCCTGGTGGCTATCGACGCCGATGACGCGCGCCGCAAGGTGGCCGATCTCCCCTGGGTAGAGCAAGTCGAGGTTCGCAAGATCTATCCGCGCACCATCGAGGTGAATATCAAGGAGCGCGAGGCCTATGGTATCTGGCAGCATGGCACCGACCTGTCGCTGATCGAAAAGAGCGGCAGCATCATCGCGCCGCTGCGTGACAATAAATTTGCCACCCTGCCGCTGTTCGTTGGCCGTGATGCCGAAGTGGCAGCCCAGGATATCGCCGGAGAGTTTTCGACCTGGCCTCAGATTACCGGTCGCGTCAAAGCTTATGTTCGCGTCGCCAGCCGTCGCTGGGATCTCTATCTCGACAATGGCGTCGTGGTGAAGTTGCCTGAAGACGATGTCGATGGCGCCATGGCGCGTCTGGCGAAGATGGAAGCGGATCACCAATTGCTGGACCGCGACATCGCTGCTGTCGACCTGCGCCTTTCAGACCGCATGACCGTCCAATTGACGCCTGAGGCGCTGGTGCGCCGTCAAGCTGCGGTGACGGCTCGCGCCAAGGCCCTCGCCAAGGCGGAGAAAGAGACATGA
- a CDS encoding D-alanine--D-alanine ligase, with the protein MAKKHVAVLLGGFSSERPVSLASGAPCASALEEHGYRVTRVDVTRDIASVLHDLKPDVVFNALHGPFGEDGTIQGILEYLSIPYTHSGVLASALAMDKTQAKIVAAAAGIPVAFARQMSRFEIGNVHPIEPPYVVKPVREGSSFGVVIVKEDQSHPPQILGSSEWRYGDTVMVESYVAGRELTCGVMDGKALAVTEVIAKANTFYDYDSKYAAGGSTHVIPAQLSPKIYQKIQDLSVRAHNAIGCRGVSRSDFRYDDRFSEDGDLIWLEVNTQPGMTPTSLVPEMAAHAGISFGEFVSWMVEDASCSR; encoded by the coding sequence ATGGCTAAGAAGCATGTTGCCGTATTGCTGGGAGGATTTTCGTCGGAGCGGCCTGTCAGCCTCGCCTCTGGCGCCCCTTGCGCATCGGCGCTTGAGGAGCACGGCTACCGCGTGACACGGGTCGATGTCACCCGCGATATCGCCAGCGTGCTTCATGACTTGAAGCCTGATGTGGTCTTCAATGCTTTGCATGGTCCTTTCGGCGAAGACGGCACCATTCAGGGTATCCTTGAATACCTCTCCATTCCCTATACGCATTCCGGTGTGCTGGCCTCGGCGCTTGCCATGGACAAGACGCAGGCAAAGATCGTGGCGGCGGCGGCGGGCATTCCCGTGGCTTTCGCCCGGCAAATGTCGCGCTTTGAGATCGGCAATGTTCATCCGATCGAGCCGCCTTACGTCGTCAAGCCGGTTCGGGAAGGTTCCAGTTTCGGCGTGGTGATCGTCAAGGAAGATCAGTCGCATCCGCCGCAGATCCTTGGCTCGTCGGAGTGGCGCTATGGCGATACCGTCATGGTCGAATCCTATGTGGCTGGCCGCGAACTGACATGCGGTGTCATGGATGGCAAGGCGCTGGCTGTGACCGAGGTGATCGCCAAGGCCAATACATTCTACGATTACGACTCCAAATACGCAGCAGGGGGGTCGACTCACGTCATTCCGGCGCAACTTTCACCGAAAATTTACCAAAAAATACAAGACTTGTCTGTCAGGGCCCATAACGCGATCGGGTGCCGTGGCGTCAGTCGGTCCGACTTCCGTTACGACGACCGTTTTTCTGAAGATGGCGACTTGATCTGGCTGGAAGTGAATACCCAGCCGGGCATGACGCCAACCTCGCTTGTGCCTGAAATGGCTGCGCATGCGGGCATTTCCTTTGGTGAATTCGTCAGCTGGATGGTGGAGGATGCGTCGTGTTCACGGTGA
- the ftsA gene encoding cell division protein FtsA: protein MSVFGSSFGLPRMKPLSHKRSHVVSVLDIGSTKVVCMIGRLTPRKESDVLPGRTHHVEVIGIGHQRSRGMKSGVISDIESVESVVRLAVDAAERMAGLTVDSLIVNVSAGRIGSDVYTATIDLGGQEVESADLKRVLSAASHQSQRRDRVLLHSLATGFSLDGERGIRDPLGMFGDTLGVDMHVVTAERPALKNLELCINRAHLTVEGLVATPYASGLAALVDDEVELGCAAIDMGGGTTTISVFAEGKLIHTDAIAIGGHHVTTDLARGLSTRIEDAERLKVVHGSAFANGSEERDVVAIPPIGEDDRDLPIQVPRSLLTRIIQARIEETLEMIRDRIHASGFSPVVGKRLVLTGGASQLTGLPEVARRMLARNVRIGRPMGVSGLPVAAKGPAFSTAVGLMIYPQVADQEIAVGQGGLFSSGSGNSRMMRVGQWLKESF, encoded by the coding sequence ATGAGCGTCTTCGGTTCCTCTTTCGGATTGCCCCGTATGAAACCTCTCTCGCATAAGCGCAGCCATGTCGTTTCGGTTCTCGATATCGGCTCTACCAAAGTGGTCTGCATGATCGGCCGGCTGACGCCGCGCAAGGAAAGCGATGTCCTGCCGGGCCGGACCCATCATGTTGAAGTGATCGGCATCGGCCATCAGCGTTCGCGTGGCATGAAATCCGGCGTGATCTCCGATATCGAATCGGTGGAAAGCGTCGTGCGGCTGGCAGTCGATGCCGCTGAACGCATGGCGGGCCTGACCGTCGACAGCCTGATCGTCAATGTCTCGGCTGGCCGGATCGGTTCGGACGTCTATACCGCCACCATCGATCTCGGTGGCCAGGAAGTCGAAAGCGCCGATTTGAAGCGCGTCCTGTCTGCTGCCAGCCACCAGTCGCAACGCCGTGACCGGGTGCTGCTGCATTCACTGGCGACCGGCTTTTCGCTGGATGGCGAGCGCGGTATTCGCGATCCACTCGGCATGTTTGGTGATACGCTGGGTGTCGACATGCATGTGGTGACGGCAGAACGTCCGGCGCTGAAAAATCTCGAGCTTTGCATCAATCGCGCCCATCTGACGGTCGAGGGCCTGGTGGCGACACCTTACGCCAGCGGTCTTGCCGCTCTGGTGGACGACGAAGTCGAGCTGGGCTGTGCTGCCATCGACATGGGCGGCGGCACCACGACGATCTCGGTGTTTGCCGAGGGTAAGCTGATCCATACGGATGCCATCGCCATTGGCGGCCATCATGTCACCACGGATCTGGCGCGTGGTCTTTCGACCCGCATCGAAGATGCCGAGCGGTTGAAGGTCGTGCATGGTTCGGCCTTTGCCAATGGCTCGGAAGAGCGCGATGTTGTTGCAATTCCGCCAATCGGCGAAGATGATCGCGATTTACCGATCCAGGTTCCACGTTCTTTGCTGACGCGAATCATTCAAGCGCGTATTGAAGAGACTCTGGAGATGATTCGCGACCGAATCCACGCATCGGGCTTTAGCCCCGTGGTCGGCAAGCGTTTGGTTCTGACCGGTGGCGCAAGCCAGTTGACCGGTCTTCCGGAAGTTGCGCGGCGGATGCTCGCCCGCAATGTCCGGATTGGCCGCCCGATGGGGGTCTCTGGCCTGCCTGTGGCGGCCAAGGGACCGGCTTTCTCCACTGCGGTAGGTCTGATGATCTATCCGCAGGTGGCCGATCAGGAGATCGCCGTGGGGCAGGGAGGCTTGTTCTCCTCTGGCTCCGGCAACAGCCGCATGATGCGCGTGGGACAATGGTTGAAAGAGAGTTTTTGA
- the ftsZ gene encoding cell division protein FtsZ, with amino-acid sequence MTINLNKPDITELKPRITVFGVGGGGGNAVNNMITAGLQGVDFVVANTDAQALTMTKAERIIQLGANVTEGLGAGSQPEVGRAAAEECIDEIIDHLNGTHMCFVTAGMGGGTGTGAAPVVAQAARNKGILTVGVVTKPFHFEGARRMRLAEAGIDALQKSVDTLIVIPNQNLFRIANDRTTFADAFAMADQVLYSGVACITDLMVKEGLINLDFADVRSVMREMGRAMMGTGEASGPGRALQAAEAAIANPLLDETSMKGAQGLLISITGGRDLTLFEVDEAATRIREEVDADANIILGATFDEALEGLIRVSVVATGIDRAANALEARGAEMRTISAKPAIRPSAAFTPAPAAPAPQPAPVAAAPAPAPVAAAPSIFATRPLDPVAEQIRNAEAEMERELEIAVARQAAMHAQPEVQQPAAAQPADDFRPQSKLFSSFAAPEQPVARAPQPAPAMQPAAAPQPTFRQEPVAPVMRQEPAAPVMRQPEQSRMPKVEDFSPVVQAELDHRNQPAAQQASEDRGPMGLLRRITNSLGRQEDNVASDMTAAAPAAASQQRRPLSPEASLYAPRRGNLDDQGRQVPQQRAAHDDDQLEIPAFLRRQSN; translated from the coding sequence ATGACCATCAATCTGAACAAGCCGGATATTACCGAACTCAAGCCGCGCATCACCGTGTTCGGCGTCGGCGGCGGCGGCGGCAATGCCGTCAATAACATGATCACCGCTGGTCTTCAGGGGGTGGATTTCGTTGTTGCCAACACCGATGCCCAGGCCCTGACCATGACCAAGGCAGAGCGGATCATCCAGCTCGGCGCCAATGTCACCGAGGGTCTCGGCGCCGGTTCGCAGCCGGAAGTCGGCCGCGCTGCTGCCGAAGAATGCATTGATGAGATCATCGATCACCTGAACGGCACCCATATGTGCTTTGTCACCGCTGGCATGGGCGGCGGCACCGGTACCGGTGCGGCTCCCGTCGTTGCCCAGGCTGCCCGCAATAAAGGCATCCTGACGGTCGGCGTCGTCACCAAGCCCTTCCATTTCGAAGGCGCGCGCCGCATGCGTCTGGCTGAAGCCGGTATCGATGCGCTGCAGAAGTCGGTTGATACGCTGATCGTTATCCCGAACCAGAACCTGTTCCGCATTGCCAACGATCGGACGACCTTTGCTGACGCTTTCGCGATGGCCGACCAGGTTCTCTATTCCGGTGTTGCCTGCATCACCGACCTGATGGTCAAGGAAGGCCTGATCAATCTCGACTTCGCCGACGTTCGCTCGGTGATGCGTGAGATGGGCCGCGCCATGATGGGTACCGGCGAGGCTTCCGGCCCAGGTCGTGCGCTTCAGGCTGCCGAAGCCGCCATTGCTAACCCGCTGCTCGACGAAACCTCGATGAAGGGCGCGCAGGGCCTGCTGATCTCTATCACTGGTGGTCGCGACCTGACGCTGTTCGAAGTCGACGAAGCCGCAACCCGTATCCGCGAAGAAGTCGATGCCGACGCCAACATCATCCTCGGCGCCACCTTCGATGAAGCGCTGGAAGGCCTGATCCGCGTGTCGGTCGTTGCCACCGGCATCGACCGCGCCGCCAATGCGCTGGAAGCACGCGGTGCTGAAATGCGCACGATCTCTGCCAAGCCAGCGATTCGTCCTTCCGCTGCCTTTACGCCTGCTCCTGCCGCTCCTGCGCCTCAGCCAGCACCTGTTGCAGCTGCTCCGGCACCAGCTCCGGTTGCCGCAGCTCCGTCGATCTTTGCAACGCGCCCACTTGATCCGGTCGCCGAGCAGATCCGCAATGCTGAAGCTGAAATGGAACGCGAACTGGAAATCGCTGTCGCCCGTCAGGCCGCCATGCATGCCCAGCCTGAGGTGCAGCAGCCTGCTGCCGCCCAGCCTGCTGACGATTTCCGTCCGCAGAGCAAGCTATTTTCCTCGTTTGCCGCTCCGGAACAGCCGGTTGCCCGTGCACCGCAACCAGCGCCTGCCATGCAGCCTGCTGCTGCGCCACAGCCAACCTTCCGCCAGGAGCCGGTTGCTCCTGTCATGCGCCAGGAACCTGCCGCGCCGGTCATGCGCCAGCCAGAACAGTCCCGCATGCCGAAGGTCGAGGATTTCTCACCGGTCGTGCAGGCCGAGCTTGATCACCGCAATCAGCCTGCCGCTCAGCAGGCGTCCGAGGATCGTGGACCGATGGGGCTGCTGCGCCGCATCACCAACTCGCTCGGCCGTCAGGAAGACAATGTTGCCTCCGATATGACCGCAGCAGCGCCAGCCGCCGCCTCCCAGCAGCGTCGCCCGCTGTCGCCGGAAGCCAGCCTTTATGCACCGCGTCGTGGCAATCTGGACGATCAGGGCCGTCAGGTGCCGCAGCAGCGTGCGGCCCATGATGACGACCAGCTGGAAATTCCGGCCTTCTTGCGCCGCCAGTCGAACTAA